Within Amycolatopsis sp. FDAARGOS 1241, the genomic segment GAGTGGTACTCCTGCGCGCGTTCGTCGGTGAGCGAATCGGCGGCCGAGAGGGCGCGCAGGTCCCACTCGAGTTCGTCGGCGGGCTCGTCGCAGACGTCGGCGAGGTGGTGTGCGAGGGCGCAGCGGTGCAGCGGGTCGCCGTCCTCGCCGATCTCCCGCCACAGCGCGAGGAACGTCTCGCGCGCACCCGCGCGATCGCCCCCGATGTGCTTGCGCAGGCCCGCGTCGATCGCCACCATCACGTCGTCGGTCATCGCACTCCCTCGTCGAACACCCGGCGCAGCCGGTGCAGGCCCGGCCCGATGCGCTGGGCCGCGATGGCACCGTAGCCGAACATCAGCCCGTGCCGGGGCTCGGTCATGGCGAAGTCACCGAGCAAGAGCACACGCACGCCGACGGCCCGCGCATTCCTCGCGACGGCACCGAGGTCGTGGTCGGCGGCCGCGCTCAGGCGGAGCCCGGCGGCCGCCGGTACCGGCCGCAGCACGTCGCCGAACTCGCGGCGCAGGCCGTCGACGAGCACGTCGCGGCGCTCCCGGTAGATCTTGCGCATGCGGCGGACGTGCCGCGAAAAGCCGCCTTCGTGGATGAAGTCGGCGAGCACGGCCTGCTCGATCGCCGGCGAATGCCAGTCGGTCGGGTACTTCGCTTTGGTGAGCGCGCCGATGAGCGGCGGCGGCGCCGCGAGGAAACCGATCCGCAGCGCGGGCGAGACCACTTTCGAGAAGGAGCCGACGTACACCACCCGGCCACGGGAAGCCAAGCTGTGCGACGGTTCCAGCGGCCGGCCGGTGTAGCGGAATTTCGTGTCGTAGTCGTCTTCGACGAGCACGGCACCCGTTCGTTCGGCCCACTCCAGCAGCTCCTGCCGCCGCGCGAGCGACATCGCGACGCCCAGCGGGCACTGGTGCGACGGCGGGACGTACACCAGCCGCGCGCCGTCCGGGATCGCGTCGACGATCAGGCCCTCGTCGTCCACCGGCACCCCCGTGACGCGCGCGCCGAGCGTTTCGAGCAGGATTCGCGGTGGCGGGTACCCCGGATCCTCGACGGCGACCAGGTCACCGGGCTCCAGCAGCACGCGCGCGACGGGTCCACCGTCTGCTGGACTCCCGTCGTGACAACGATGTCCTCCGGTCGCACGGGAACGTTGCGCGAGACCCCGAGGTGCCGGGCCAGCCCTTCCCGCAACCGCGGGTCGCCCTGCGGATCGCCGTAGGTGAACAGCTCGGCGTGCGAGCCGCGCAGGCGCTTGGGTGGTCAGGCGGCGCCAGGTGTCGAACGGGAACAGCCGCACGTCGGGCACACCGCCGCGGAAGTCGAACTCCGCCGGCGGCCCGAACGGCCGCGGCGGGCGCGGCACGTCCGTCCACTGAGGACTGGGGCGGACGCCGGGCGCGGGATCGGCGGCCGGTTCCGCGGGGTGCCGGCCGGCGCCTGAACGCACGAACGTGCCCGCGCCGGCCCGGGTGCCGAGGAACCCCTCGGCGGCGAGCCGTTCGTAGGCCGCGCTGACCGTCGTGCGGGACACGGCGAGCCGCTGCGCCAGCTCCCGCGTCGGCGGCAGGACGTCGCCGTCGCGGTCCGGCCGTCGAGCACGGCTGCGCGGATCTGGCGCTAGATCTCGTCGCGGTGGCCGCGCGTGCCGGTCAGGTCGATGTGCAGGTCCACGTCGTCAGGCTAGATTGGTCCACGGGAGTTCGGCGGGTTTTGGACCTTCAGCTGGTCCGCTCACGCGGTTAGCGTCCGGGGATGACCACGTTCGAACTCGACCGCCAGTCCCTGCTCGTCCTCGACAGGATCGTCGCCGCGGCAAGCCACCAGGATCTGAACCGTCCCACCCCGTGCGAGGGCTGGACCCTGGCCGACCTGCTGCGCCACCAGGTCAGCGAAAACCACGCGTTCGCCGAAGCCGTGCGCCACGGCGTCGCCGCCGACTGGGACGCCGGCCACCTGGGCGAGGACGCCTACGCCTCCTACGCCGCTTCCGTCGACGACTTCCTCGCCGCGTTCGGCGAAGAGGGCGCCCTCGGCCGCGAACTGAAGATCCACGAGTTCGGCCCGCTGCCCGCCGAGATCGCCGCGGCCATGCACCTCGTCGACACGATCGCGCACGGCTGGGACCTCGCCAAGACGATGGGCGTGCCCTACGAGCCGGTGCCGGAAGCGGTGCACGCGGCCCTCGAGTTCGCGGCGATGGTCCCCGCCGATCCGGCGGCGCGCGAGGCGGGCGGCGCGTTCGCCGCCATCGTCGACGTGCCCACGGACGCGAGCGAGCTCGACCGGTTCCTCGGGCTGCTCGGGCGCGATCCGGGGTGGCAGGTCAGCTGACCTCGGAATCGGGGGCCGACCACGTGTTGCACGCCGACGTCGTGCCGACCGAGAACCCGGCTTTCGCCCACGCCAACTGGTTCACCCGGCTGCCGTGGTCGCCGCTGTCGTCGGCGCGGCCGTAGTCGGCCACCGCGGCGTTGGCCGTGGCACGGCTGATCGAGCCCCGGCCCTCGGCCGCGGCGATGAACAGCGCGCCGAAGCAGTTGGCCTGCAGCTCGATGCGCCGCACCAGCGCCCGGTCGTGCGGGGCGTCCTGGTTGGGCGACGTCATGCGGTCGCCCGCCGCGGCCAGGATGCCGCTCTCGTCCTGCACGTGGTGGCCGTACTCGTGGGCGATGGTGGCGAGGTGGCGCGAAGGGTTCTGCCCCGCGTCCGCGAGCATCCAGTCGGTCGGCGCGTAGATCGTGGAGTCGCCGCCGCAGTAGTAGGCCACGGCCTGGTCCTTCGACGGCGCCGAGCCGCACGCGCTCACCTTCGTCAGCGTCACCGACACGCTGACCCGCTGCGACGGCTCGTGCGCGTGGTCCAGCGCCCGGCGCCAAGCCTGCTGGAGGCACTCGGTGAGTGCCTCGTAGTAGGCCGAGAGCTCCGCGCCGGTGCGGCCCAGCTCCGGCAGGGTGCACGAGACCTCGTTGAGCTCGACCCCGTTCGCGAGCAACGGGTTGGTTTCCAGCTCGGGCACCGCCACGGGGGTGTCCCGCACTCCGTCGGGCGCGCTGTCGGAGCGGTGGAGGGCGTTCGGCACCGCGAGGGCGTGGCCGGACAGCTCGTGCGGCACCACGGCGATCACCCCCACCGTCACGACGAGGATGACGAGCGCGACCGCCGCACCGGCGACCCCGCCACCGCTGCGGCGCGGCGGCCGGTGCCACGCGGGGGCCGCCCACGGGTTCGCCGCGGGCGGCCGGGCCGCCACCGGCGGCGGTGGCGGCCCGGCCGGCTCCCAGCCGTCGTTTTCAGTCACTGAACCCCCCTGTCCCGCGCGCGGTCCAGCATACGGAGCAGCGGCGGACACCGGATCACGAAACGGGAACGCCGCGCCGGTGGCCGGAACCCCCTCGAGACCGCGAGACTGGGGTCATGAGTGACGAAGATCCGTACCTGTGGCTGGAGGACGTGACCGGCGACGAGGCGCTGGACTGGGTCCGTTCCCGCAACACCGAGACGCTGGACGTGCTGACGTCGGGCGAGCGCTTCGCCGCTCTGCGGGACGAGATCCGCGAGGTGCTCGACGCCGGCGGGCGCATCCCGTACGTGACCCGCCGCGGCCCGAAGCTCTACAACTTCTGGCAGGACGCCGAGCACCCACGCGGGCTGTGGCGGCGCACGACGCTGGAGGAGTACCGCAAGGCCGAGCCCGATTGGGAGGTGCTGCTCGACGTCGACGCGCTGGCCGACGCCGAGGGCGAGAACTGGGTGTGGAAGGGCTGCGCGGTGCTGCGGCCCGGGCACCGGCTGGGGCTCGTGCAGCTCTCGCGCGGCGGCGCCGACGCGACGGTGGTGCGCGAGTTCGACCTCGACGCGCACGAGTTCGTCGAGGACGGCTATTTCCTGCCCGAGGCGAAGAACCGCGTCGGCTGGATCGACGAGGACCGCGTGTACGTCGGCACCGACTTCGGGCCGGACACGCTCACCACGTCCGGCTACCCGCGCCTGGCGAAGGAGTGGCGCCGCGGTACGGCGCTCGAAGCCGCCGAGACGGTGTTCGAGGGCAAGCCGGACGACGTCGCCGTGTCCGCCTACCACGATGCGACCGAGGGGTTCGAACGCGACTTCGTGCACCGGGCGCTCGACTTCTACCGCACCGAAGTCCACCTGCGGACCGCGTCAGGGATGCAGAAGCTCGACCTGCCCGACGACGTCGAGACGTCGGTGCAGCGCGAATGGCTCTACGTCCAGCCGCGCACCCCGTGGACGGTCGGCGGCACCGAGCACCCGGCCGGCGCGCTGCTCGTGATCGGGTTCGACGCGTTCCTCGCGGGCGAGCGCGACTTCACCGCGCTGTTCACACCCGACGCGCACACCTCGCTCGAGTACTACACGTTCACCCGCCACCACGTGCTGCTCGCGAAGCTGCGCGACGTCAAGTCCGAACTGGTGGCGCTCACGCCCGGCCCGGACGGCTGGACGGAGTCGCCGCTGGGCGGGGCGCCGGAATACGGCAGCGCGGACCTCGTGGGCACCGACCCGGACGAGAGCGACGAGTACTTCGTCGACTCGTCCAGCTACCTGCAGCCCTCGACGCTGAGCCGAGGCGAGGTCAGCGGCGACGTCGAGGTGCTCAAGCAGGCGCCGGCGTTCTTCGACACGTCCGGCATCGAGGTGAACCAGTACTTCGCGACGTCGGAGGACGCCACGTTGATCCCGTACTTCGTGCTGCGCCCGCGCGGCGCCCACGGCGGGCCGGCGCTGCTGACCGGCTACGGCGGCTTCGAGGTCTCGCTGACCCCGTCCTACAGCGGGGTCATCGGCCGCGGCTGGCTCGCGCGCGGCGGCACGTACGTGGTCGCCAACATCCGCGGCGGCGGCGAGTACGGGCCGGAGTGGCACTCGCAGGCCGTGAAGGAGAACCGGCACAAGGTCTACGAGGACTTCTCCGCGGTGGCTCGCGACCTCGTGGCACGCGGCATCACCACGGCCGCGCGGCTGGGCATCCAGGGCGGCAGCAACGGCGGGTTGCTGATGGGCGTGATGCTCACGCGCTACCCCGAGCTGTTCGGCGCGATCGTCAGCCAGGTGCCGCTGCTCGACATGAAGCGCTACCACCTGCTGCTCGCGGGCGCGTCGTGGATGGCCGAGTGGGGTGATCCGGACGTGCCCGAAGAGTGGGACGTCATCGCGAAGTACTCGCCGTACCACAACGTCCACGAGGGACGGACCTACCCGCCGACCCTGTTCGCGACGTCGACCCGTGATGACCGCGTGCACCCCGGGCACGCGCGCAAGATGATGGCGCGCATGCTCGAGCAGGGCCACGACGTGGCGTACTACGAGAACATCGAAGGCGGTCACGGCGGCGCGGCGGACAACGGGCAGCTCGCGTTCAAGTGGGCGCTCGTGTTCGAGTTCCTCTGGTCACGCCTGTCCTGAGGAGCCGACGCGGGGGCGCTCCCGGGCGCCCCCGCGCTCACCTCCCCACCTTGCGCCAGATGATCGTGGCGCCGATCACCAGCGCCACGATCGCGCCGAGCACGATCAGGCCCTTGATCAGCAGGTCCAGCACGAGGTGCTGAAGCACGCCCTCGGTCACCGGTCTCGCCCGCTGTCGAAGCGCCGCAGCGCCTCGCGCGCCACGCTGCTCCCGAGCCCGCCCCCACGCCGGGCTCCGGGCGCACGCCGCTCGTCCAGCACTCGGCCGGCGAACCGCGCGGCGTTCTCCACCCCCTGGCGCACGCGGGCGCCTTTCCCCCGGCGGCGCAGTGCGACCGCGACCGCGAACAGGACCAGCCCGAGCACCACCAGGCCGGCGGCGATCAGGCCGAACCGGATGAGCATCAGGTTCAGGTACGTCTCCATCTTTCCCACCTCGTTTTCTATCACACCCGTGATAGAAAACGAATATCACAGGTGTGATAAAAAGGTCCAGTGCCCAAGCAGGTGGATGGCGAACAGCGGCGCGCGGACATCGCGGACGCGGTACTGCGCCTCGCCGCGCGCGATGGGTTGCCGGCCGTTTCGCTGCGTGCTGTGGCCGCGGAGTCGGGCCTGAACATCGGCTCGGTGCGCCACTATTTCGACGGCCAGCGCGATCTCATGCGTTTCGCGATGCGCTCGACGATCGATCGCGTCACCGCCCGGCTCGAACGGCGGCGCGAGTCGCTGCGCCCGTTCGCCGAGCTCACCCGCGACGAAGCGGCCTCCCAACTGACGGACTTCCTGGCCGAGCTGCTCCCCCTCGACGCCCCGCGGCGCGCCGAGGCCACGGTCCTCGTCGAATTCCTCATCGCGGCCCGCGTGGACACCGACCTGGCCGACCTGGCACACGAAGCCCTGCGCGGCACCCTCACCCTGGCCCGCCGCATCATCGACGCCATGACCCGCGACGCGCTCCTGCCACCCGGCGCCGCGGACCTGGAGGCCGAACGCCTGGCGGCCCTGCTGGACGGCCTCACGTTTCGCTGCGCCCTCGACCCGGCGGCCACGCCACCCCAGGCTTGCCGCGACGTCCTACGGGCGCACCTGGCTTCGCTGCCCCGGCCTTAGACGAACCCGTACGGCCGCGCCCTCTGTGCCGCCAGGCAGCTCTACCGAAAGAAGCGGTCGAACCGCCACTTCCGGAGGTACTCGGTTGGTAGCCGGTGGCGAACAGTTTTTCACGCCGCCGTGCCAGCGCGCTGAGCCGACAACCTCAGATCAACCCGTTCGGCCGTGACCGTCGCGCCAAAGTCCTGACGCAACCCGGCCGCTTTCGTCCACTGTGGACGTCGGCGAGGACCTCCTCGAACCGGGCCAGGACGTCGGCCGCGAACCGAAGCCGCGTGATCCCCAACGCGCGCAGCGCCCGCCCGTGATCGACCAGCACCGTCGGCAACGCCCCGGCCATGAGGACCCGCCACCCGGCGGCGACGAGTTTTCCCTTCGCGCCGGGAAAGGCTCCCCGCAGCTGGTCACACTGGAACGGCACGTGCCGCTCCTCGTCGGCCAGGATGCGTGCCGCGACTTCGCGCGTGAGAGTGTCGTCGGTGCCGTCCCTCAGCGCCCCGGTAGTAGCTCAGCGCCACCACTTCGGCGATGAGCAGCACCATGAGCTCCAGCCGGAGCCCGAGCGCCCTCCTGAGCCAGACGAACGCGGTGTCGGACCAGTGTTCCCGGATCGTCGTGCTCCCGGCGGCCTTGAGCAATTCCGCCAGCAACCGCGCGTGGTTCTGCTCCTCGGCCACGAACAGGCGGACCGCCTCCCGATACCGCGGCTGCGCCTTCGCGATCAGGTTCACCCCGTCCCCCGACTCCCCGACCTGGAACCGCTGCAAGCTCCTGACCACGAGCGCGTCCAGCCGCGCCCCGCACCCCCACGCCGGCTCGGGCCGCACCCGGCGCCGCTCCGCGTCCGCTGTGAACTCCGTCAGCCACTCCACGGGCCCGATGCTGGGCGCACCGATGCGCTCACCCGAGGGAGGACCTGTGGAGATCTTGTGGAAACACGCGGCCGGGACGCAGTCGGCCGAAAAACGCTCGCAAACGCAGCCGTGGTCAGACCTTGGTGGCGAGCCGGCGCAGCAGTCCCGCTCGAGGTGCTCATGACCGGCGCTGACGGCACGACGGATGACCGCGCGCCAGTCGTCGCGGTCGAGCACCGACCGGTAGGCGTCGCGCAGCCGGTCGCGGTGCGCCTGCGGCCAGCCGAGTCGCGCGGCGCCGCGGAGGTAGTCGGCGATCACAGCCGCCGTCGCGAACCGCCTGGCGGTGGGTTGTTGCCTGACCAGGCGCTGAGCGTGGACGGCGAGGACACCCGCAGCGTGGGCGTAGTCGTGGATCGAGAAGCCAACGCCGTCGCAGTACGTCTGCACGACCAAGAGCCGGCCGGCGTGGTCGCAGCCGGGTCGCCGAGCCGCAACAGCGCCTCCACCGCGTAACCCGGCCCATCCGTCGCCCGGTCGCCCAGCCCGCACAGCGCTTCCCCGCCGCCCGCCGGCATTTTTCCACGCTCGCGCGGCGAGGTGCGGCGCCGGCTCGGGCTTGACGCTCACCGGCGTGCGGACGGCTCCGTTCTCTCGATCATGCGTCGGGCATGCCACCGGGACAATACGATTTCTCGCCGCGGCGCCGGGCTTGACGGCGATCAGGGTGGCGAGAACGGGACCTCGCCACCCTGACCACAACGTTCACCGCCTCAGGCCCGGAGTGGATCAGCTGCAACCCGAGGTCGCGCCGCAGCCTTCGCAGGCGTAGCACGAGCCGGCGGGGCGCATCTTGGTGCCACACGTCATGCACAGCGGCGCGTCGGCCGCTTTGCCCAGGTGGAGTTCCATCAGTTCGGCCGTGCTGTGGGCGTCGCGGGGGGCCGGTTCGGCAGCGGCCTCTGATTTGGCCTGGACCGGGGACGAATCCACGCTGGTGCGCAGCGCTTCGAGGTCCACGTTCTGGCCACCGTAGTTCTGCTCGACCTCCGCCGAGCGCTCGTCGGCCGTGAAGATGCCGAGCTGGGAGCGCTTCTCGTACGGCAGGTAGTCGAGGGCGAGGCGGCGGAACAGGTAATCCATCACGCTCGTGGCGATGCGGATGTCCGGGTCGTCCGTCATGCCGGCCGGCTCGAAGCGCAGGTTGGAGAACTTCGAAACGTAGAACTCCAGCGGGATACCGTGCTGGAGGCCGACCGAAATCGACATCGAGAAGGCATCCATCACGCCCGCGAGCGTCGAGCCCTGCTTGCCGAGCTTCACGAAGATCTCGCCGAGGCCGTCGTCCGGGTACGAGCCGGCGTGGAGGTAGCCCTCGGCGCCGCCGACGGTGAAGGACACCGTCTGGCTCGGGCGCTTCTTCGGCAGGCGGCGGCGCACCGGGCGGTACTCCACGACCTTCTCCGGCTCCGCCTCGGTTTCCTTCTTCTTGCCGGTCGAGAGCGGCTGGCCGACCTTGCAGTTGTCGCGGTAGATCGCGAGGGCCTTGAGGCCCAGCTTCCAGCCCTGGAAGTAGATCTCCTCGACGTCCTCGACAGTCGCCGACTCCGGCATGTTGACCGTCTTCGAGATCGCACCCGAGATGAACGGCTGCACCGCGGCCATCATCCGCACGTGGCCCATCGGCGCGATGGAGCGGTCACCGACCGCGCAGTCGAACACCTCGTAGTGCTCGGGACGCAGGCCCGGCGCGTCGACGACGTGGCCGTGCTGGGCGACGTACTCGACGATCGCCTCGACCTGCTCGTCCTGGTAGCCCAGCACCTTCAGCGCGCGCGGCACGGTCTGGTTCACGATCTGCATGGACCCGCCGCCGACGAGCTTCTTGAACTTCACCAGCGAGAAGTCCGGCTCGATGCCCGTGGTGTCGCAGTCCATCATGAAGCCGATGGTGCCGGTCGGCGCGAGCACCGAAGCCTGCGCGTTGCGCCAGCCGTGGCGCGCGCCGAGCTCGATGCCGCGCTGCCACTCCTCGGTGGCCAGTGCGCGGACGGCCGCGTCGTTGGAGTGGTACGTGCGGACCAGCTCGTTGGCCGCGGCGTGCTTGCGCATCACGCGCTGGTGCGCCTCGGCGTTGCGCGCGTAGCCCTCGTACGGGCCGACGACCTTGGCCAGCTCGGCCGAGCGCCGGTACGACACCCCGGTCATCAGCGACGTGATGGCGGCGGCCAGCGCACGGCCGCCCTCGGAGTCGTACGCGTGCCCCAGCGCCATGAGCAGCGCGCCGAGGTTGGCGTAGCCGATGCCGAGCTGGCGGAACTTGCGCGTGGTGTCGGCGATCGGCTCGGTCGGGAAGTCGGCGAAGCAGATCGAGATGTCCATCGCGGTGATGACGAACTCGACGGCCTTCGCGAACAGCGGCGCGTCGAACGTGCCGTCGGCCGACACGAACTTCAGCAGGTTCAACGACGCGAGGTTGCAGCTCGAGTTGTCGAGGTGCATGTACTCGCTGCACGGGTTCGACGCGGTGATCCGGCCCGATTCGGGGCAGGTGTGCCAGTCGTTGATCGTGCCGTCGTACTGCACACCCGGATCGGCGCACTCCCACGCGGCCTGCGCCATGCTGCGGAAGAGCTTCTTCGCGTCGGTGCGCTCGATGACCTCACCGGTGAGGCGGGCGCGCAGGCCGAAGTCGGTGCCGTTCTCCACGGACTGCATGAATTCGTCGGACACTCGCACCGAGTTGTTCGCGTTCTGGTACTGCACCGAGGAGATGTCCGCGCCGGAGAGGTCCATGTCGAACCCGGCGTCGCGCAGGACCTTGATCTTCTCCTCTTCGCGCGCCTTGGTCTGGATGAACTCCTCGATGTCGGGGTGGTCGACGTCGAGCACGACCATCTTCGCCGCGCGCCGGGTGGCGCCGCCGGACTTGATGGTGCCCGCGGACGCGTCGGCGCCGCGCATGAACGAGACCGGGCCGGACGCGGTGCCGCCGGAGGTGAGCAGCTCCTTCGAGGAGCGGATGCGGGAGAGGTTGAGACCCGCGCCGGAGCCGCCCTTGAAGATCAGGCCCTCCTCGCGGTACCAGTTGAGGATCGACTCCATCGTGTCGTCGACGGCGAGGATGAAGCACGCGGAGACCTGCTGCTTCGAGGCGGTGCCGACGTTGAACCAGACGGGCGAGTTGAAGCTGAAGACCTGGTGCAGCAGCATCCAGGTGAGCTCGTGCTCGAAGATCTCGAGGTCCGCCGGACCGGCGAAGTAACCGTGATCCGCGGCGGCCTTCACGTACGTCTTCACCACGCGGTCGATGAGCTGCTTGAGGCTGTTCTCGCGCTGCGGGGTGCCGACGGCGCCGCGGAAGTACTTGCTCGTGACGATGTTCGTGGCGTTGACCGACCAGAACTCGGGGAACTCGACGCCCCGCTGCTCGAAGTTGACGCTGCCGTCGCGCCAGTTGGTCATGACGACGTCGCGCTGCTCCCACGCCACCTCGTCGTAGGGGTGCACGCCCTCGGTCGTGAACACCCGCTTGACGGTCAGTCCGCCAGCAGCCTTTTTCTTGCTCCGGCCGGCTGCCGCAGCGCCGGTTCCCACGGTTTCGGTCATCGGGTCTCGTCCCTCGCTCCCGCGCGGCGCAGGCGACACTCAGTCGTCTTCGGCGCGCTCGCCTCGTTCTTCAGCAGCAGTTCCCGCCATGGCTTTCCGCAGGTCCGAGATCTCCTTCTCGAAGTCCTCGACCGAGGAGAACGAGCGGTAGACGCTGGCGAAGCGGAGGTACGCGACCTCGTCGAGCTCCCGCAACGGGCCGAGGATGGCCAGGCCGACCTCGTGGCTCGGGATCTCCGCCAGCCCGGCGGAGCGGATGGACTCCTCCACGCGCTGCGCGAGCTTCTGCAGCGCGTCGTCGTCGACCGGGCGGCCCTGGCAGGCCC encodes:
- a CDS encoding TetR/AcrR family transcriptional regulator translates to MPKQVDGEQRRADIADAVLRLAARDGLPAVSLRAVAAESGLNIGSVRHYFDGQRDLMRFAMRSTIDRVTARLERRRESLRPFAELTRDEAASQLTDFLAELLPLDAPRRAEATVLVEFLIAARVDTDLADLAHEALRGTLTLARRIIDAMTRDALLPPGAADLEAERLAALLDGLTFRCALDPAATPPQACRDVLRAHLASLPRP
- the nrdR gene encoding transcriptional regulator NrdR; this translates as MRCPFCRHADSRVVDSREVDEGQAIRRRRSCAQCGRRFTTSETMVLAVVKRSGVTEQFSRDKVVNGVRRACQGRPVDDDALQKLAQRVEESIRSAGLAEIPSHEVGLAILGPLRELDEVAYLRFASVYRSFSSVEDFEKEISDLRKAMAGTAAEERGERAEDD
- a CDS encoding TIGR03086 family metal-binding protein; translation: MTTFELDRQSLLVLDRIVAAASHQDLNRPTPCEGWTLADLLRHQVSENHAFAEAVRHGVAADWDAGHLGEDAYASYAASVDDFLAAFGEEGALGRELKIHEFGPLPAEIAAAMHLVDTIAHGWDLAKTMGVPYEPVPEAVHAALEFAAMVPADPAAREAGGAFAAIVDVPTDASELDRFLGLLGRDPGWQVS
- a CDS encoding vitamin B12-dependent ribonucleotide reductase, with amino-acid sequence MTETVGTGAAAAGRSKKKAAGGLTVKRVFTTEGVHPYDEVAWEQRDVVMTNWRDGSVNFEQRGVEFPEFWSVNATNIVTSKYFRGAVGTPQRENSLKQLIDRVVKTYVKAAADHGYFAGPADLEIFEHELTWMLLHQVFSFNSPVWFNVGTASKQQVSACFILAVDDTMESILNWYREEGLIFKGGSGAGLNLSRIRSSKELLTSGGTASGPVSFMRGADASAGTIKSGGATRRAAKMVVLDVDHPDIEEFIQTKAREEEKIKVLRDAGFDMDLSGADISSVQYQNANNSVRVSDEFMQSVENGTDFGLRARLTGEVIERTDAKKLFRSMAQAAWECADPGVQYDGTINDWHTCPESGRITASNPCSEYMHLDNSSCNLASLNLLKFVSADGTFDAPLFAKAVEFVITAMDISICFADFPTEPIADTTRKFRQLGIGYANLGALLMALGHAYDSEGGRALAAAITSLMTGVSYRRSAELAKVVGPYEGYARNAEAHQRVMRKHAAANELVRTYHSNDAAVRALATEEWQRGIELGARHGWRNAQASVLAPTGTIGFMMDCDTTGIEPDFSLVKFKKLVGGGSMQIVNQTVPRALKVLGYQDEQVEAIVEYVAQHGHVVDAPGLRPEHYEVFDCAVGDRSIAPMGHVRMMAAVQPFISGAISKTVNMPESATVEDVEEIYFQGWKLGLKALAIYRDNCKVGQPLSTGKKKETEAEPEKVVEYRPVRRRLPKKRPSQTVSFTVGGAEGYLHAGSYPDDGLGEIFVKLGKQGSTLAGVMDAFSMSISVGLQHGIPLEFYVSKFSNLRFEPAGMTDDPDIRIATSVMDYLFRRLALDYLPYEKRSQLGIFTADERSAEVEQNYGGQNVDLEALRTSVDSSPVQAKSEAAAEPAPRDAHSTAELMELHLGKAADAPLCMTCGTKMRPAGSCYACEGCGATSGCS
- a CDS encoding prolyl oligopeptidase family protein — its product is MSDEDPYLWLEDVTGDEALDWVRSRNTETLDVLTSGERFAALRDEIREVLDAGGRIPYVTRRGPKLYNFWQDAEHPRGLWRRTTLEEYRKAEPDWEVLLDVDALADAEGENWVWKGCAVLRPGHRLGLVQLSRGGADATVVREFDLDAHEFVEDGYFLPEAKNRVGWIDEDRVYVGTDFGPDTLTTSGYPRLAKEWRRGTALEAAETVFEGKPDDVAVSAYHDATEGFERDFVHRALDFYRTEVHLRTASGMQKLDLPDDVETSVQREWLYVQPRTPWTVGGTEHPAGALLVIGFDAFLAGERDFTALFTPDAHTSLEYYTFTRHHVLLAKLRDVKSELVALTPGPDGWTESPLGGAPEYGSADLVGTDPDESDEYFVDSSSYLQPSTLSRGEVSGDVEVLKQAPAFFDTSGIEVNQYFATSEDATLIPYFVLRPRGAHGGPALLTGYGGFEVSLTPSYSGVIGRGWLARGGTYVVANIRGGGEYGPEWHSQAVKENRHKVYEDFSAVARDLVARGITTAARLGIQGGSNGGLLMGVMLTRYPELFGAIVSQVPLLDMKRYHLLLAGASWMAEWGDPDVPEEWDVIAKYSPYHNVHEGRTYPPTLFATSTRDDRVHPGHARKMMARMLEQGHDVAYYENIEGGHGGAADNGQLAFKWALVFEFLWSRLS
- a CDS encoding neutral zinc metallopeptidase, which translates into the protein MTENDGWEPAGPPPPPVAARPPAANPWAAPAWHRPPRRSGGGVAGAAVALVILVVTVGVIAVVPHELSGHALAVPNALHRSDSAPDGVRDTPVAVPELETNPLLANGVELNEVSCTLPELGRTGAELSAYYEALTECLQQAWRRALDHAHEPSQRVSVSVTLTKVSACGSAPSKDQAVAYYCGGDSTIYAPTDWMLADAGQNPSRHLATIAHEYGHHVQDESGILAAAGDRMTSPNQDAPHDRALVRRIELQANCFGALFIAAAEGRGSISRATANAAVADYGRADDSGDHGSRVNQLAWAKAGFSVGTTSACNTWSAPDSEVS